In the genome of Neodiprion fabricii isolate iyNeoFabr1 chromosome 4, iyNeoFabr1.1, whole genome shotgun sequence, the window ATATAAGGACAATGCCCGCTTGTTCCGTAAATAAAACACTTTCTTTACACGTCGATTGCATAAACTTGAGTCACTGGTTCATGACGACAGGCGCGTACGTGAAACTCGGCGTTAAACCAGTAAGTATGAAACTGTCTGTAATTAAATAACCATACGTGTACCACTGTGATGATTATGTGTACAATGTCGATAGAGGAATTCAAGGGAACCGGAGCGATGCAAATCGTTTTCGCATATCATGAACAATCCACATTTTCGGTGTCGTAGTAAAATGTAAAGGAAAATTCTCTGAATACTAACCTTACACTTTTTTGGTACGAAATGTCAAACTTCATACTGTCTTCCAACTATCAAGAAAACTCCACAgagtttttcttatttttcgcaGAACTGGAATTGGATACAAATTTGTCACAGATTCGACGCTGCATGCGATGAAAAGAAACCGGATTTTGTGGATTGTATTAATTAACTACTACCAACGAAGTCTTCGTATAAAATCTTTTATTACAGCTAAGATATTAGTACTGTTTGACATGCTAAgtacaagaataattatattcctTAATTAACTATTTACAACAATTCGTCAAATATGTAACGTatcgtttttcaaataacGAGGTATAAATTATCAAGGCGTACAAAATCTATGGCATCGTTAACGATGCACAAAGAAGCAAAGAATCTAATGTTCACTGGTATAAATACTACATCCACTATAACGGTCAAAGCGATCATGTGACTATTCCAATTGCCTGAAAATGATTGCCGATTTCTTGAGGTAGCTGCAAAAACACCTTTGGGTTTGTCGTGTTAAAAGTTCCCGCAGGAGCTCTTCGCGTTTTTCACAATCGCGCCTCCGAAAACCTTGACCGGTGTCCTGGTCCAGGATATCAACATCTTGGAACCTCCGATGAAGGGACTACCTCTGCCGATTTCGCAGTGACTATAAGTCAAGTGCATCAGCTGTAAGCCGAGAGGCTCTTTTCCTCCACGTCGCTTTGTTCGTCTCCGCATCGTTTGCCTCGTGTCCCTTTTACTCCTGTGAACAATTTTCACTGCCAGAACTGGCCGTTGCTCGTCGCCCGTCTTCACGAGGGTCCCACCAAACCCTCCCTGATCTCCGAGATACTCCCTCAAAGTGCTTTCGAAAGCCCCCTCGCGTCTTTCGTTGACGATTTTCTTCGGATAGTCGATAAACCGGTTTGCCGCCGGTTTTGCGGTCAGCGTCTGACCGGTTCCTCCGGTCCTCCGGAAGTGATTGATTTCCGGACTTCTCTTGAATGCGAAATTCGAGTTCAACGATCCTGCGTCAATCCCATAACCCGAAGACGACAGGATCGAGTCTCGCCCGTTGTGAAAACCCTTCAGTCTGTCGAAAGCCGAGACCAGGAGAAGATTGAAGCCCACCACCGCGCCCTCGATTCCCTCTTCCAGTCCCTTGTCGAAGTCGGTGTACTCCTGACCCACGACTATGTCACCGCCGCTGGGTATCACACGACCGGCCAGCTacgaaaacagaaaaacattATACTTCCAGATCATCCGATGATGGGACTTCCGACATCGTCGCAGTCGGTACAAACACTGCCAAGTCATGCCAGTTTACCAACCAGCTGAGCGAGAGATTGATTATTGGGAACGTCTGCGAACCCGACCAACTTTTACGCCTACAGAGATCAAGACGAAAAGCATCCCGAGACAGTTAACTGACCCTTCGGAACTGCGGGACGAAGCTTTTCTCCTAACGCCTCGGCGTCAAAGTTTCGGATCTGAAGTGCACCATCGCACTCGACTGATCCTTTGATCCCTGATCTGTGAGGATCTAAGTTCGCCGGGTTCTAAAACGACGACTCGAAGGAGGAAGAGCTTAACCCGAATGGACGGAGAGTCTGCTGACCTCAATGGCTTGGCCCTCGGTCGCCTTCTGCCCATCGATCCAGACCGCGTACCGTCCGATCTGGTTATCCCAGCTCTGACAGACGTGGTACCATCGGTGCTCCTGGAAGCGGGTGGGATGCGCCATTATCTCGACTCCCCCGACCTCGAGGTGCATGCTGCGACCAAACGGCGATATCCAAGAACGCACCAGCCGCTCTGACTCGTCCTCTGTTTTGACGGAGAAAATACAAGTTGTACACAGTGAGGAGATAAATACGCTTCTCGCAAGGAAgggtatcccaggtcgatctatccgatttcatttcttttgcaatatGTTACAGTAGACTAAAAACCAAGCGActggtatttttcttttatctgcAATTAAAGAccttaagggggtgaaaccacctTCCAAAGTAAGGCTTGTCAAGGGACGATTTGGCAGCTTCACCTAaaagaacataatattttttaaacaatccaagaaactgccaaatcgcctcttgacatgccttactttgacgggtggtttcacccccttaaagtgtttaatgacggataaaaaaaaatacgtatcacttattgttagtttttagtcaactataacatattacaaaataaattaaatcggAGATACCGACCCGCGATACCTTCCTCGTCAATGATTCACGAAATTGCAACAACGCGAACTCCGTGCTCCAAAAATGTTTGACTGGCCTTTTGTTCGTGCCCATTGTCAGTCAAGGCTGCACTTATATTAAGCAATTTCGAGCCGGACTTAAAAGGTACTGTTACCACATACTGCCCGACTCCCACGCGAGGTCAGGGCTTGGAAACAGAGCGTAAGTTACTTCTCTTTAATCACCTTAGAGCAAATCTCGTCATCTAGTTTTGGCCCCCTCTAATTCCTCGCTAAGCTCATG includes:
- the LOC124180233 gene encoding uncharacterized protein LOC124180233, whose translation is MRKFSIAGWLLRLQTLIVIVSYPAAGQFDHVSSPSVITDVFTVGLTKRQTPMHKVLFTQRGYIQFLRWELPVPEIEEFTFCLWVKSFNLTYAHSIFSYSKDESERLVRSWISPFGRSMHLEVGGVEIMAHPTRFQEHRWYHVCQSWDNQIGRYAVWIDGQKATEGQAIELAGRVIPSGGDIVVGQEYTDFDKGLEEGIEGAVVGFNLLLVSAFDRLKGFHNGRDSILSSSGYGIDAGSLNSNFAFKRSPEINHFRRTGGTGQTLTAKPAANRFIDYPKKIVNERREGAFESTLREYLGDQGGFGGTLVKTGDEQRPVLAVKIVHRSKRDTRQTMRRRTKRRGGKEPLGLQLMHLTYSHCEIGRGSPFIGGSKMLISWTRTPVKVFGGAIVKNAKSSCGNF